Part of the Vigna unguiculata cultivar IT97K-499-35 chromosome 3, ASM411807v1, whole genome shotgun sequence genome, AGAATTATCAGATATATTCTATATTTAACatgatatattatttcttaaaacaattaataagaTGTGGCTTAAATCATTTCGTTGTTTTTCCGCAATAAGGAGTCTTCTAGATAGTTATCGAACTTATCTTCAATCCTCCAAAAACAATTCACTCGTATCTActtttctatattaataaatactaaaaattaatttagatataaaatgtttttaaccATACTTTTGAGCCTTTAACTGCTGTATAATTTTTCACAAATGCATAAATATTTGCTGTCACGTCTTAAATGTTCTAGCAACGACTTTTAAATTTGAGtggttgtattttatttattattagaatttatttgaatatctatttacaaatatttttaataaattttttttctctaaaattgattatggattaaaatattcttattgCATTAAATCTTTACGTTAAATAatctttatttgtttgtttaaagCAACTGTTGctgtaagatatttttcaattagATAAGTATTACTCTATCCAGATACTTACACTTGTTGAAAAGcttatattttacataattaaacaaacaataacatCTTATACTTTTTGTTTAACTTGTCTAAACAGAAAAACTTGAACTCCAAACATGTTGTGATCTGAACATAAATTTCGTTATTTTAAGTATTGCATTGacagaaaataatattaaaattaaattaataaacgcacatattatttgaataatgaaTTATGTCTAAATTGGGTGACATCATAAAGATAAATTTCGCAAATGTTTTCTTacaaaaattttccaaaatattatattagttttttttggTCTACGAATATCGAGGAAGGTGACTGAAAAGTGTTGTGGGACCAACGAGGGTCAAGTGGAATATACTTTAGATCCAAGTAAGGACGACACGTGGCCACGGCTGAAGAcactaaaaataactattaatctCTATACCATCCATTATTTTCAGATCTTATCATccagtttttttctttatcattttaatttatacatattagcttgaaatattttcatataaatatctactaaaaatcactttattctcaccaaaatttaaagataaaatagtcAAAGAATTTGATCTTCGTGTATGATAGcgtgaatatttttatatggtaaaaagaaatttaatatatatatatatatatatatatatatatatatatatatatattatacaattcaaaattattatttttataaaaattttaaaatttattgagaatacttttttattatttgtatttatatttcatatttcataattctaattttatcttttataatataattatttgttacattttttaaattaacagttatttttatatgttttctataagactttctatttttgtctctcttttttttattcatcaacatttatttttttatttttttcgttcatttcattttttttaataaatttaaatttattttgtatattaacttaataacatcaCAATATCGTtccctactaatataatatcacattatgcatatttaaaaatatatcactaagTTATTACAAGTTATTCACATAATAAACTATTTTgattttacatttttgttttcaaagaaTATAACTCTCCTTCTACAATATTCATTCTAAAAGTAACAAGGGAGCAAAGCGAGTTTAAAATagggaaaaatatgtttttagtatcTGAAGTTTGACTTTATTTTGGAAATGGTCCCCGGTAAAAACTTAGTCATTGTTTGGTCCCTGCACTttcaaaatcattgtttttggtccttatttttggatggcattaaaaataacaaaggcGTGCCacgtgttatttatttttttttataaaataaaaaactaccaTCAGCTTAGCCGACGCTttcatgaaaattgaaaaaaatatatttttggtccttaaagtttgaacttaatttgaaaatgatCCCAAATTAAAACTTGATCATTGTTTGGTCCATATACATTCAAAATcattgttaatatataataatattattaccattaataataataataatattatataataatattattatataattaataatagtattattattactattattatatattaaataatatgatacacgacatttgttatttttaacgtTGTTCAAAAATAGGGAAAAAAAACAACGAGTTTGAAAGTGCAAGGACAAAACAGTGACCAAGTTTCGACTAGGAACCATTTACAAATTAAGATCAAACttcagagactaaaaacatattttttccttGAATATATACAATAAGTTGAATTGACGTTGGTTATTAGCCTTTATTGATGGATTCACTACTGTAACAAGGTCTTTTGACAACAGTTAAAAAAAGCATGTGAATATGGTTCTAGACTCATCGTTGAAGTAGTCATTGTTAAAAGAGTTCAAAATAATGATGGGTCTACAAAATCGTCATCATTTACCTACTGGGACCACAACAGTCTAAGCGTCGTTGTTGAAGCTTTTTTTAGTTGTAAAAGGCATCCAAAATCAATGGCAATTAGTGTAAAATCGTCATTGTATAGTTGCTCAATGTGAATTTATAGTAGTCCAATCCACAACTGTTTATACCTTCATTGTCGTTGAAATCGATATATTAACGATATTTATGGTCAAAATTGTCGTTATATGTGACCaacttttttaaatgttaacttGGTTTTATGTCTTAACCCGAACATGTAATGCAAAAAAGATCCAACAAAATTTGAATCCAAACAGTTCCAACATAATTTCAATCCAAACAGTTccaacaaaattacaaaataactaATATGACAAAATTAGTCTAAACTAGCTCTAACTCTAGATAGAAAATATTTTGCTCACGCTTGTTGTACATAAGTTATTGCTCCTGAATCCAATGGACTTGTGCCATTGAATTTATGCAAAAGCATAGGAGAAGTTAATACAAGGACATGAagattatcaaattaaaattagtacaattgaaaGTTAGCAAATTACCTCATCTTACCAACTTTCATAACCGCCTTATACAATTGTTTTCATCCATTGCATGACGTAATAACCACAATCAAagctttcaatttatttattacactAGAATCATagtaaaactatttaaatacaaattaaacgACAATACTAAAAGTAAATGAATGATATATATAGTGTGTAAGTACccaaagaaaaatccaaataacCCTTTTGGTATCGGAAGTAGATCTATCACTCAATATACCTTGTCCATTAAAACCACTAGAGTATAAACCACTTGTCACTCAATATACCAACTTTcataataatcttttatttttgtcaattaaaacattctttttaatctattcaaattatttgttaaattttataaactttcatcttaaattttttttctcataatacAGACCATCTCACCTTCACCTCCTTTCCAACTAAAATCCACTAGAAATCGTGTTTTTAAGGTTATGAGATCATTTTAACATGACGCTAGAGAGTGATTATTAACATTTGCTAATGATTTTGTTGCTAAAACCATTTGAAGAAAAACATTATTAGATGGCACGTGTTCACAATAATTGATGTCGAGGTTGATCTTGAAGATAAGTTACGTAATTGGGTTCTACCTTGTCTAATCGCTGACAAAAGAAATCCTAAACCacaaaaagattgaaaaatgaaaaacactGCATGCTTCAGAAATAAGCTTGATATCTTCTCCATTTTATTCACATACTTCAACTGTTTGTAACGGATTAGAGCAATTATAAAGCTCttacaaggaaaaaaaaaatacttgtcaTGGATGAAGAAGATCATCATAAGAAGTTGACCCATATACACTATCAAACAAAGATGATAAGCACAActtcaacaagaaaaaaaaattgtgaaaaccTCTAAACATCACAAGAAAATGACAGCACCAACTTTGCCACTTTGTAATTAATGTATCTCATCCAGAGAAGCATGCTGCGAATGCACGATTCTCATAaggttgttattatattattattaaatgtttaacTGAGTGGAGCCAAGAAAATCAATTACGAGGAAAGCGCACAGCAATTCGCTGCTGAATGAGGCTCCTGCATGAAGGACAATCTTGCATACCCTGCTTCTCATGGAGTTCATTACATGTTGTGCAAACAACTTGATGAGCACATGGGAGAAACACCACCGACATCTCCTCCGAAAGGCACATCACACATTCCCGTTCTCGTTTCACGCCACCTCTTGTGGAGTGCTCAATGACTAGTTCAGAGATAAAAGAAGCCTGGGATTCCTTCAGAGTAGTTCCATTTTTCATGTACAAACATTTGCTGGCATAGCTTCCATCAATGCCCATTCTCAGTGCAGCAATTTTTGAAGAGTCTGTCTTCAGCCTTACTTGGGAAATTTCCTTTTCGAGTTTTTGGATGTCATCTTTGTGTCTTTGTAGATTTCTTTCTGCTTTTAATTTGATCATATTCTCCTTGGAATTTCCTGATTCCTCGATTTGTTCTATTTCCTTTCTTATAGAACTAGCCTGTTGGAGAAGCTCTCTTTTTGCCTTTTCTTCCTGCTGCCATCTACCCTGTGATATTTCCCCTTCAAATGAGAACAGGCCCACTAATACATCTCATTTAGCACCTAAATAGATACAAGGTTTTTGGAATCTCACAAGTGGCGCATGATGCGTTATGTGTACCAAATTCAAATGCATAGAAATGGACAACAATTACTGGTGTCAAGAGCACACcaattcatttattttcattctgAGAATAATATGGCAACAATCGCCCCAGTCAAAAGAGTTTATCAGACTGCTTACCCCAGAAAAAACTCTAAACTGAAATCAGTAGAAGACCCAAACTTTACCTAGAATCACATTTTGACACAACACAATAGCATTGATCCTTGCAACCGACCCATCTGATGAAACAaagttgtttgtttttattgtagCAATAAAATGAGGGTGGAAGAGCTTAGAAACTTTACATAACTAACCACCCGCTAATCTTCTTATTTGACAATATCATAGAATACACCATGAGATCAAACTACTTCCGGAGCTATATTATATTCGTATAGATATAAAGTGAATGGTTACAAGATATAAAGAAGCATATGAAAGAAGTTcgaataagtttaaaataacaaaCCTCAACTTGCTCATGTTGCATTCGAGCTTGTTCCAATTCCTGCAACAACTGTGCTAATTTCCGTTTTTCAATCGTTAGCTCTTCTTGAAACAAGGATTTCTGCTTTTCCCATGACTGAAACTTCAGTTGtgtcttcttttctctccttgATACCTCTTGACAGCTTGCAGCAGTTTCTATAGCACGTAGCTTAGCAGCCTCCATCTCTTTCCTCAATGCAACCTTCTCCATCTCAAGCTTCTGGACAGTGGCATTAGCTCGCTCTACCTGCCCACTAACTTTACACAAGGCATTTTCCATCTCAGAAAGCTTCTTTAAGGTGTTTTCCTCGAGAGATTGCTTCTCTTTCTTAAGACGTTCAACCTCCTCTTTCTCTTGCCTCAGTGTCTGAAGTTCAGCCTTTTCTTTACTCAGACGGCGAGTAGCTTGCATAACCTTCTGATTTACCCACTCTGTCCATTCTTGAAGCTGATTTTGCAGCTCCCTAACCCTTGGAACCAACTTCAAAATCATCTCATTCCTTCCATCGTGAGGCATCCACTGGTTTGGGAACTTGTAGTATGGCATTCCAATAAAACTAGTAGGTGCCGCATTTTTGCTGCCATCGGGTTCTGTAGAAGGCTTGATTTTTGAAGACAATGAGAGAGAAAGATCTGTATTGGTGGTTGATAATGAAACTGGATAACAGAATGTGGGTGTGGTATTTGCTGCATGAATTGCATATGAATTATTGGTCAATCCAGAAACACCATTCGAAGAATCTAGGTTGAATGCAGGGGGCGTAGGAGCATTACTTAAGAAATTGGCATTAATATTCTCTTGAGTCATATTAATTTCCATTCCCTTACTTATCTGTAATGAAGCACCCCTGAAATTTATGGCAGATGATTCTGACACAGGTTTAAGTTTTTTATCCAAGATTAAACCACCTAAGCCATTCGCCTTCCCTCTTGAAGACCCTTTTGATCCACAAGAGCGATGACCTTTTTCTCCATGAAATGTCTTGTGTCGAAGTATGTAGTCCCTCCTGCTGCTACTGGAATGGACCTTTCTAGCTGTTCCATACTTCTCTTCCATCAGGCCAGACTGAGATGTTCCAGCAGCGCTGAATGTTTTATGAGTGCAATCAGATTCCCAACTGGCACCCTCATTCTTTGAGGTTCCACCAACAATAATTTGAGAATCCATGTTGCTCAAACCACGAAATGCAGTCACAAAGGGTTTCTTTGGATGAGAAGTATGAGAACCCGCAGGAATTGATTTACTAGGTCCTAGAAGACTCAATTCAGGGACTTTAGTTTCTGGTTTTGATTGTGATTCTGGTTGGCTAGATGAAACGTCGTTAGCAGTATTGTCGCTACCTAAACTACATACAGGGTCACAATCCATTGCACAAGCATGTGACACATTCATGTCACAGATTAACAAACGCCACATTGCATCACCAATACTGAAGAATGGCCTAACCTCTCGAAGAACACAAACCAATTCAGCCAACACATACTTCCCAAGCTGTACTAAATCTTCAAAATAGGGCTCTCGCGACATATCAACCTCTTGGCCATTTCTAATAAATGCTAGAGTGTTATCAACAATATTAGACACAGTGTCTTTACATCCATAACAGATGCCAGGTCTTAAGATGGCCTTCGTCGCAACTTCTTCATTGTAGCCACATGCTACAATCGTTTTTATGGAACTCTTGAAAATGGTGTCCAAATTACTCAACACAAGTTCTTCCAGCTGGGCTTCTGTGAGATCGCTCCAATCTGCATCACTAATTTCATTTGTCTTAGGTTCTTCCTTAGATTGACTGGGCCCGACATCAGATGTTCCAGGACTGTATAATCCAAGACCGAGCTTCAGTCCATCTGAATGATCTTGGCTGACACCACACACGTCACAAGCAGTGGCTTGCCCATGACTAGGGGTTATTTTAAACTTCTCAGCAGAGAATTCATAGCTGCGGCACTCAAGTGGAGGTGCAAGAATGATCTTACTTGGCTCCCCTAAAGGTGGATCAGCCCTGAATTTCCTCTTGTTCCTACTTCCTTTCTCTTGGCAAGAAACTGAAGGAGACATTTGACTGCTACAACTGGCAACCAATGAGATATTTTAGTCGCAAtctaaaacaaagaaaaaagagaagaagagaacACTTGTTAAGTTTCATTTAGCGTCTATGATTACTTATTCCAAATTCAAGTTCCGtgaattagaaaagaaaaatgtgcaTATGAGAATGACATTAGCGGAAGAGTGCAAACATTGTTCTCGTAATTGAATGAAATTTGCAATGACAAACACTGTATTATTACATGGCATTGATTAACATGCATTTAACACTAACAATTAATCACCTCTGAATCTTAGTATAGAAAAATGCCACATTAAACTTCCTCATTGATCCAAATAAAGGAGGTAAATCAATGAATAAATTAATCAACTACACACAAACATATATCAGTAATCTCAGCAAAAGAAGCACCTCCGGTTGacaaaatatgaaattgaaaacACCCAAATAAATTGCAATCCACATCTATACTTAAAAAACACATCCATGAATAACAAAGtaatgaaaacaaaacattCTAAAATATTGTAACAATAGCAAACGAAGCCACTGATGCGAAAAGATCCGCAATATGAGACTCGTGATGAGTATTAGATGATCAATACGTACCGGATTagaacaatttttcaaaaaaatcaagGTCGATCTTTCAAAATCATAGAATCAGAGAGGAGAAAATTCACACCTTTTTGATCGTTGTGTTTTTTCTCCTTAatgtatttgtttgtttatttttgtgcaGATGTATAGGCCTCAGAGCCTGGAGGCTTTAAGCATTGTATTGAACGTCTCTCTCCTGcacacaaataataaataaataatacaaaattaaaataaataatagtataatTTTGGACTGGACCTATTTCTGTTTCTCATGTACCCATCAACCATACACCTATCTTATTATTGCTAAAccttcaaagtttttaatttttattttaatgttgatatttcttttattcGATCTTCTCAAATATGACTATAATTGTCCTTGAATTTTGCAAGTTACTACAGTGAGATATTTCACAAATGAAAAGGTAAATGGAATATAAGGTTGTGTTTCACCTATGTTCTTCTTCACTATTTTGCAGCAGCAAGTCTAAGggaataacttttttttttaatgtatatggTTATAGAATCATTAATTAGCATGCATGAATTTGATCTAGGGTTAGAAGTAAATAGCAATCCAAATTCTTTAGTAACACTGTATTGCagttaaaatttagatttaaactgtaaaatataaatcttaTACTTTTATATAGTATTTCTCATTTAGATTTCACGCATGAATTCAATATGACATTATCGACTAAAAATGTAAAGTTATATAAATTGTCTCCTGCATTACTATTCACCTCTTTTGGTGAATGGACTCgtttcaaaataaaatctaaaccTAATTAAAAATTCACTTTATTATGTGTTATGAGTCCCACATTCACCCAATTCACCCAGTTAAAGATGAATGTCattaaagttcattttttattctGTTATTCACTTTCTGAGTTAGTACagttttaatcaaaataaaatttgaacacAATTGAAAATAATTGCTTAAAGCACAAAAAGAATATAAGTTGCTAAATTAACcaactaaaaaaatagatttcGTGAAAAGGTTAGTTGCTACATtacatagatttttttttctattattgctatttttaaatgctataaacaattatatttataaaattatttgaaattttttatatttattcgattataatttaatgataaaattaccACATATAAAATCGATgatataatacttttattcaaaacaaaataaaattttcaatcttCGAGAAATTATTgctataatgaaaaatatattaattatttcctACCATTGATGCATATAATTCTAATGGAAAATTGCTCATCCCAACTTCAAGGCTGGTCCGTCCAATTGTAGGTTGATTTGATAGTGTAAGTATAATCATATCATCCATTCTCTTATACAGAAATAATAACGACAATTgttattttaagattatttaCCTTAACAAATACATCtacttcaaatttaaatacctttctgtagaaaaataataataattggcTTAGTAGGTATgacagtttataaattaaattacaagataaaataaagaatcaaCTATTTGTGCACAGGGTAAATTACACATAAATCAATGtttgtagataaaataaatttgtttataaaaatcattttgacctatttttcttttcagtgTGTAGACCATAAAACTTGTCTGTCATTATctagaataaaataacaaaaatccaaattaattttgtctaaaacaaaatgaagtgaatttaaaataaataaataaattattagctGGTAAAAGAAATCTTCTTATACAATTCAATCCAATGCGATAATTCCATAGATGAAAATTTGCTTGCCAGTTATTTGACATTTTTCATCCCATCTAACAAAGTCATAGCAGATGAAACTAAGTTTTATCATCTAACGTGTTTTTTCATCTCATTTAAAAGTAAGGATACATAAttaattagtgttttttattgttaatatgaaattaatttggAAAGGTATCAACCAATAATCCAAACATGTTCGTAATACTAATAATACACACAAACTGGATACAACATCTACATGATAATGAGGGCAATGCACTTAAATACCAAATGGTATCTGTCTTCCTCCAAAGTTGAGCAGTGACCATCTTTCGAGTTTCTTCAATCATTCAAAGCAAATGATAGCCATGACTCAAAATCCAATCTCCTTGCATACCTTCCTTTCATTTCACTTAGTTATAGATTCTCTTCAAAAGATCATATCTGTAGAGGATGTGCAATGGCATCACAGGAAGGTGAGCATAAGTGTTTTCTCCCGAGGTGTTTCTGAATGGTTATACACCAACATGAAATTTGAACAAATTCCTTTTGCTGCCAAGATAGAGCCACCTCAAGCCTGGTATGGTGGCAGCCTTGAGCAGTAAATGTACAGGGTAATGCAAAATGCTCAGGAACTTGGAACATGGAAATGTACCACTCGGGAGAAACTGCAAAGAGACAAGGTGAAGCTTCTCTAAAGCCTCTCTCTCTTCAATCACTATAAATCAAAAAGGGTGGAGagaagtaattatatatatcatcATGATGATATAAACTATTGAAATGAAACAAATCAACAAGGTTCTTTGGATTGACATCATACTCATTCAATTGGTCTTGGATATGCTGCAGAGTGAGCCTCTACGGCCGGGCTGATCACTGAAGCCGCAGGCTGAGCAGAGTGCAACTCTGAGAAACTGGTTCTGACAGAACGATGAACATCAGATTCATGCGCAGCAGGTATCTCAGGAGTTCCTGCCCTGGAATTCAGTACAGCGCCAACATTTGTCTCATTTGATCCAACTCCAAATGTACCGGACTACAATATTGGACCAATAGTTAGATAAACAAGTTTTGTTCAATAACTTTATTCATTGAACCATCAGTAGCAAAATTAATCTTACATGCTGATCTTATAAGAAGAACGAGGCCTGATTTGTTGTTATTGTCACGGGATAACACAATCATATAATACTACAAATTTAAAACCTTTAAAAGCAAATGAAACCAAAGGAATGTACAGAATCCATACATTAGAGAGACCTTTGATCTGAACAAGGATAATTGTTATATCATCTGTTCTGTTCTCAAGTTCCAACCATAGTTTGTATGACTTTTCTGCAATAGCTGCACATGCATCACGAGGATCCATATAGCTTGCTGCCTACACCATAAATAAATCACAGATTTTTCAGGAAGGGGAATCGTAGGAAAGTCACAATTTTACCTATGGAATTGCACATGGGAGTAAACATTGAAATCATAGTCTATGGTGCTGCGGCAGATCAGGAAAAATCAGCATGAAACAGCGCAAAAAACAGGAAGTTCCTCTGCAGAACGACTAACTTATACAAGGACTGTGTAAACTCAAGGGATGCAAAAGAACTATTCCCAATTAGCATTTTTTAACACTGAACCATCTAAAGTTTCCATAATTATAGCAGTTAATACCTGGTGGGTACTGTTGCTGTTTTTGTAATATAATTATGACAGCTATTACATATGATAAGGGGACAGACCTAACTGAAACACGCCAAGTAGAGAAGCTTAAGCATACGTACGGCCAGTAATCTTTGTTATGCTTTACATTCCAAATATATTAACATCATCAGTACCACATACCTATGTACCATAAGCCACAAGCAGACcttacacacaaaaaaattgtttccaTATTTCAAGTCAAAATCTTTAATTGCAACTTGCATAACCTTTAAAAGGTAACATTAGTATTTCCAATAACAGAAGTAGATGCTTGATTTTGCAATCATTAAACTAAAGTTAAACTAAATCATTCGATCAATTTGCTCGATCTGTGAAAACCTTTTCACACATTATGAAAGCAAGACAGAGAAAGGTTGCAAGTCATACCATATCAACAACAGTTTGGCTTGTCAGGAATTCAAATATGCCATCACTTGCCACCACAAAGAAAAGATGATCAGGTGTAAGCTTAAAAGTTTTCACCTCAGGAAGAGCAGTGACACCAATTGTCTCTGCTAAACTATCCCCTATACTCCTCGTAAAAGCAGTTCCAGGATACATCCCATTAGGAACCCACAATCTGGGAGGATCACCACCCCGACTCTCTTCATCACCCCAACTCTGGATATCTGGATCCTTGAGCCCTTCCACCTGATCAACACTCAACACCCTTGCCCCACAAAGCTTCACTCTCTCATATTCATCTTTCCTAAACGGCGTCTGATCAGAGGACAAGTCCTCCGCGACAATGCGGTTCCCATCCTTAACAGCCAGCACCGCTCTCGAATCACCAACATTAGCAACATAAAGGGTGTCACCAATAACAAGCACCGTTATCGCGGTGGTGCCACTCATAGAATCATCAATCTCACTACTACTACGTAATTCTTGGTTCGTTGCCAAAAATGCAGAATTGTAAGCTTGGACGGGATCCTCCAACAATGCAGGGTCATTTACCAACTTCTCTATCAGCCTAtccttaacaaaatttgaacacTTGCTACCATACTGACCATGCCCATCATAGACGCCAAAGAAATGAACATTGGGGTTACCTTGGAGATTTGTACTGATGCAAAAACTATCTTGGTTTTCTTTATCAGGTGAGTCCGGGTAGTATCCCCGCTGAGTGAGAAAAGTGTATTCCAAAATGAAGTTGTGAGAAGGAACAGGAGCACGCTTCAGTGACCTCTGAGCGAGTATGTTTTTCCTGTGGCTACGGACGAAGCCAGTTTCTCGGTAATCCCTAGAACCATCCTCTGATGAATTATGCTCGCCACAGCAACACTTGCCATGGACACAACCCATGTTTCGGAGAGAGGGTATGCTATTGGAAACAACAACACCTGAAACAGAAAACACTCCCTGAAGCAGTTCAGAAATAGAATGTTCAGGAAGGAAGTACAGTGCTAGATGCCTCTGGAACTCCTCCACATTGTGATAAACAGGTTTAGAGAAGGGTCCAAGAGCAGGGAATTGTGTGGTGCGACTGGAGTGAAGAAAAGGGGTTATGTGGGTGGATTTGAAGtgaaaaaagatgaaagaaggAGAACCCTAGAAGAAACCCAGGAAGAAGGAAACGACAGAGAGGATTTATTTTGGCGTTTTAGAGGTAGAATGCGTGATGGGGTTGCCGAAAAGGAGGGAAAGAATTGTGCTTTTCCTTTGATTGGATGCAGAGAAGGAAGAAACCCTGAGGCAAAAGGAAGAGTCCAAAGAGAAGTTCAGAAAAAGAGATTTGGAATGAGGGGACAGAAGAGAAGTGGGGAAGAGGAATTGAATTGAGATTCTGTTCTTATTCAGATTCTAATTCCAATCCAAaactatctatctatatatgtatgtatgtgttgATTTGGTTATCTGTTGCCCCAATCTTCCTTCACAATTCACTTCTCTCTCTGCATACAAACCCTTATCTCCCAACAATCTCTGCAAatgattcttttatttattactaaaCACTAAACACAACAAAGTGACGTCCCTAATTGTccataacatttatttatttgttataaaccaaattttcttctcaaaatttatggtattttctataaatatattaaattagatattagtaaatgtaaaaattaaaaattactaaaaatttaataattaatgattaaaaaataataaaaccttcgcaattgaaaataatttttcattaatttaaggCATCAATCAAGCTAATATCTTCC contains:
- the LOC114177508 gene encoding putative E3 ubiquitin-protein ligase RF298, which codes for MSPSVSCQEKGSRNKRKFRADPPLGEPSKIILAPPLECRSYEFSAEKFKITPSHGQATACDVCGVSQDHSDGLKLGLGLYSPGTSDVGPSQSKEEPKTNEISDADWSDLTEAQLEELVLSNLDTIFKSSIKTIVACGYNEEVATKAILRPGICYGCKDTVSNIVDNTLAFIRNGQEVDMSREPYFEDLVQLGKYVLAELVCVLREVRPFFSIGDAMWRLLICDMNVSHACAMDCDPVCSLGSDNTANDVSSSQPESQSKPETKVPELSLLGPSKSIPAGSHTSHPKKPFVTAFRGLSNMDSQIIVGGTSKNEGASWESDCTHKTFSAAGTSQSGLMEEKYGTARKVHSSSSRRDYILRHKTFHGEKGHRSCGSKGSSRGKANGLGGLILDKKLKPVSESSAINFRGASLQISKGMEINMTQENINANFLSNAPTPPAFNLDSSNGVSGLTNNSYAIHAANTTPTFCYPVSLSTTNTDLSLSLSSKIKPSTEPDGSKNAAPTSFIGMPYYKFPNQWMPHDGRNEMILKLVPRVRELQNQLQEWTEWVNQKVMQATRRLSKEKAELQTLRQEKEEVERLKKEKQSLEENTLKKLSEMENALCKVSGQVERANATVQKLEMEKVALRKEMEAAKLRAIETAASCQEVSRREKKTQLKFQSWEKQKSLFQEELTIEKRKLAQLLQELEQARMQHEQVEGRWQQEEKAKRELLQQASSIRKEIEQIEESGNSKENMIKLKAERNLQRHKDDIQKLEKEISQVRLKTDSSKIAALRMGIDGSYASKCLYMKNGTTLKESQASFISELVIEHSTRGGVKRERECVMCLSEEMSVVFLPCAHQVVCTTCNELHEKQGMQDCPSCRSLIQQRIAVRFPRN
- the LOC114179156 gene encoding probable protein phosphatase 2C 35, coding for MGCVHGKCCCGEHNSSEDGSRDYRETGFVRSHRKNILAQRSLKRAPVPSHNFILEYTFLTQRGYYPDSPDKENQDSFCISTNLQGNPNVHFFGVYDGHGQYGSKCSNFVKDRLIEKLVNDPALLEDPVQAYNSAFLATNQELRSSSEIDDSMSGTTAITVLVIGDTLYVANVGDSRAVLAVKDGNRIVAEDLSSDQTPFRKDEYERVKLCGARVLSVDQVEGLKDPDIQSWGDEESRGGDPPRLWVPNGMYPGTAFTRSIGDSLAETIGVTALPEVKTFKLTPDHLFFVVASDGIFEFLTSQTVVDMAASYMDPRDACAAIAEKSYKLWLELENRTDDITIILVQIKGLSNSGTFGVGSNETNVGAVLNSRAGTPEIPAAHESDVHRSVRTSFSELHSAQPAASVISPAVEAHSAAYPRPIE